The proteins below come from a single Mya arenaria isolate MELC-2E11 chromosome 8, ASM2691426v1 genomic window:
- the LOC128244881 gene encoding uncharacterized protein LOC128244881 gives MWITARPSKQQEAFSLKMNSGEYLLTMKVRSWISLLSVMLVYVLVSVQSVPGCDDTNCRASNGETCNGKGECKCGVCTCTEGHWGSTCEQCSTCPTPCSVFKGCVGCKIFGTGPIGVIECLNQCDYIANYLPVEKEEFDTTEDERILCSHFNEGMCMESFKVGGVTKGYRDLYVRTEMNCSVPIPTTTTTTVSVINIESNNDSDDKVTVDKGKGNHGTGYSNPKSEDAAAASGHDSITGSAPVNKTSVISVCILVAVSLLVSTF, from the exons ATGTGGATAACTGCCCGTCCTTCAAAACAACAAGAAGctttcagtttgaaaatgaaCAGC GGCGAATATCTTTTAACCATGAAAGTGAGATCGTGGATTTCGCTGCTGTCTGTGATGTTGGTGTACGTTCTTGTGTCCGTGCAGTCGGTTCCAGGCTGTGATGACACAAACTGCCGCGCCAGCAACGGCGAGACGTGTAACGGGAAAGGGGAGTGCAAGTGTGGCGTGTGTACATGCACGGAGGGACACTGGGGGTCCACTTGTGAGCAGTGCTCCACGTGCCCTACACCCTGCAGTGTATTTAAGGGCTGCGTCGGGTGTAAGATCTTCGGGACCGGCCCAATTGGAGTTATTGAATGTCTGAACCAGTGTGACTACATCGCCAACTACCTCCCGGTGGAGAAAGAAGAGTTCGATACTACCGAGGATGAAAGGATTTTGTGCAGTCATTTCAATGAGGGTATGTGCATGGAGTCTTTTAAAGTCGGCGGGGTGACAAAAGGGTACCGGGATTTGTACGTCCGAACGGAGATGAACTGTTCCGTTCCCATACCGACCACAACAACGACGACGGTATCTGTGATTAACATTGAGTCTAATAATGACTCCGACGACAAAGTTACCGTCGATAAAGGCAAAGGGAATCATGGAACGGGATATAGTAACCCGAAAAGCGAGGACGCAGCGGCCGCGTCGGGTCACGATAGCATCACCGGCAGCGCGCCTGTCAATAAGACGTCTGTGATCTCAGTGTGTATTCTAGTGGCCGTTTCACTGCTCGTCTCCACATTTTAA